A single region of the Thermococcus zilligii AN1 genome encodes:
- a CDS encoding phosphohexomutase domain-containing protein, with product MELYYSEKFKPEELALLGRAVGTVAHGTTIVGRDGRALSRYGKRAMVVGIVSTGSTIMDVRLIPLIALKDFAHKKGLPLAYVYYHEGVRVEVSGLDAEEIETILQTRSFIEAHPSDIGATVYYPNALDDFMNDILKKYHMSLGMKVLVDAMNTPAVLFFPRLSEALGIEVEIMNDMMSSYLPPKPKEVFLHKLKKEGYNFGLRFRPDGHVELHTGEEEVEFGSMWALLDHIKKIF from the coding sequence ATGGAGCTGTACTATTCAGAAAAGTTCAAGCCGGAGGAACTGGCGCTGTTGGGGCGTGCAGTGGGTACGGTTGCCCACGGGACAACCATAGTGGGAAGGGACGGAAGGGCCCTCTCAAGATATGGCAAGAGGGCCATGGTTGTCGGTATCGTGAGCACAGGATCAACCATAATGGACGTCCGCCTCATTCCCCTCATTGCCCTGAAGGACTTCGCCCACAAAAAGGGTCTTCCCCTGGCGTACGTCTACTACCATGAGGGGGTGAGGGTCGAGGTCAGCGGTCTCGACGCTGAGGAAATAGAAACGATACTCCAGACCAGGAGTTTTATTGAGGCCCATCCGAGTGACATCGGCGCGACGGTTTACTATCCCAACGCCCTTGACGATTTCATGAACGACATCCTCAAGAAGTACCACATGAGCCTCGGAATGAAAGTCCTGGTTGATGCAATGAACACTCCAGCGGTGCTCTTCTTCCCGCGCCTTTCGGAGGCTCTTGGGATCGAAGTCGAGATAATGAATGACATGATGAGCAGCTACCTTCCCCCGAAACCAAAGGAGGTCTTTCTCCATAAGTTAAAGAAAGAGGGTTACAACTTTGGACTACGGTTCAGGCCGGATGGACACGTTGAACTTCACACTGGGGAGGAAGAGGTTGAATTTGGAAGCATGTGGGCTCTGCTGGATCACATTAAGAAGATCTTTTGA
- a CDS encoding AMP phosphorylase, translated as MKATVKIVDAYTDRYSIFIHPEDAKAAKLHPDDLVKIEYGKRSIYGSLVISSFVQPGEVGVSKDVLQLHNLSDGEVVEVVPAGTPESVRYIKKKMSGEKLRKVEIEAIVRDIVDRKLRDIEISSFVTALEINGLDMDEIAALTIAMAETGDMLDIDRKPITDVHSIGGVPGNKTNILVVPIVAAAGLTIPKTSSRAITSAAGTADVVEVFANVTFSLDEIKSIVEKVGACLVWGGALNLAPADDLTIKAERALSIDPTGLMLASIMSKKYAIGSQYILIDIPTGKGVKVETVDQARALAKDFIELGKRLGQYVEVAITYGGQPIGHTVGPALEAKEALLALMTGKGPGSLIEKATGLAGILLEMGGVAPPGAGKRMAKEILDSGKAWEKMKEIIEAQGGDPNIKPEDIPVGDKTYTFVAPTSGYVTSIDNRAITGIARAAGAPEDKGAGVELYVKVGEKVKEGDPLFKIYAGSEARLEQAIVYARRTEPIRIEGMVLQRIGNI; from the coding sequence ATGAAGGCAACCGTGAAGATAGTGGATGCGTATACGGACAGGTACTCCATCTTCATACACCCAGAGGATGCGAAGGCAGCGAAGCTACACCCGGATGACCTCGTTAAAATAGAATACGGCAAAAGGAGCATCTACGGCAGCCTGGTGATAAGCAGCTTTGTTCAGCCGGGGGAAGTGGGTGTCAGCAAGGATGTCCTGCAACTCCACAATCTTTCAGACGGTGAAGTTGTCGAGGTCGTGCCGGCAGGAACTCCCGAGAGCGTTCGCTACATAAAGAAGAAGATGAGTGGTGAGAAGCTCAGGAAAGTGGAGATTGAGGCCATTGTAAGGGACATCGTGGACAGGAAGCTCAGGGATATAGAGATAAGTTCCTTTGTGACTGCACTCGAGATAAACGGCCTTGACATGGATGAGATAGCCGCTCTGACAATAGCAATGGCTGAAACCGGAGACATGCTCGACATCGACAGGAAGCCGATAACGGACGTCCACAGCATCGGTGGCGTCCCCGGGAACAAGACCAACATCCTCGTCGTGCCGATAGTTGCCGCCGCCGGACTGACCATACCCAAGACCAGCTCAAGGGCCATAACCAGCGCCGCAGGGACAGCGGACGTTGTTGAGGTCTTCGCGAACGTGACGTTCTCCCTCGACGAAATCAAGAGCATAGTGGAAAAAGTCGGTGCGTGCCTTGTGTGGGGAGGGGCCCTAAACCTTGCCCCAGCGGACGACCTAACGATAAAGGCCGAGCGTGCCCTAAGCATCGATCCAACCGGGCTCATGCTGGCGAGCATAATGTCAAAGAAGTACGCCATTGGCAGCCAGTACATCCTCATCGACATACCCACTGGAAAGGGGGTCAAAGTCGAAACCGTCGATCAGGCAAGGGCTCTGGCCAAGGACTTCATAGAGCTCGGCAAGAGGCTCGGCCAGTACGTTGAAGTTGCGATAACCTACGGTGGCCAGCCGATAGGACACACCGTGGGACCGGCTCTCGAAGCTAAAGAGGCCCTTTTAGCCCTGATGACCGGCAAGGGCCCCGGAAGCCTGATAGAGAAAGCCACTGGGCTGGCAGGGATACTGCTCGAGATGGGTGGGGTTGCCCCTCCAGGGGCTGGAAAGAGGATGGCTAAAGAGATACTTGACAGCGGCAAAGCCTGGGAGAAGATGAAGGAGATCATAGAAGCCCAGGGAGGAGATCCCAACATCAAGCCGGAAGATATACCGGTGGGGGACAAAACATACACCTTCGTCGCCCCCACGAGTGGATACGTCACCTCCATTGACAACCGCGCGATAACGGGAATAGCCAGGGCCGCAGGGGCACCCGAGGACAAAGGGGCTGGAGTGGAGCTCTACGTCAAAGTGGGCGAGAAGGTCAAGGAGGGCGATCCCCTCTTCAAGATCTACGCCGGGAGCGAGGCCAGACTGGAGCAGGCTATAGTCTACGCCAGGAGAACAGAGCCAATAAGAATAGAGGGCATGGTTCTCCAGAGGATTGGGAACATCTGA
- the tmk gene encoding dTMP kinase: MGIFIVLEGIDGAGKSTQAKMLAEWFEKRGYEVVLTKEPTDTAFGKLIRRLVLTGGREGIIDGARISHEAEALLFAADRAEHVDKLIRPSLEAGKVVISDRYFYSSLAYQWARGLDLEWLIDLNRFAIRPDLAVLLDLPVKESMRRINRRSLKSEFDKIAELQRKVRENYLKLVEMFPEMRIVNAQNSIEDIHNDIVGLIEEEILKKT, translated from the coding sequence GTGGGGATATTCATTGTCCTGGAGGGCATTGATGGCGCTGGAAAATCCACTCAGGCTAAAATGCTGGCTGAATGGTTTGAAAAAAGGGGCTACGAAGTTGTTCTGACGAAGGAACCGACTGACACCGCCTTTGGAAAGCTCATCAGGAGACTCGTTCTGACCGGCGGCAGGGAGGGTATCATAGATGGGGCAAGGATAAGCCATGAGGCAGAAGCACTTCTCTTCGCTGCGGATAGGGCAGAGCACGTGGACAAGCTTATACGCCCCTCTCTCGAGGCTGGAAAAGTCGTTATCTCGGACAGGTACTTTTACTCCTCTCTTGCCTATCAGTGGGCAAGGGGCCTTGACCTGGAATGGCTCATAGACCTCAACAGGTTCGCCATCAGGCCTGACTTGGCGGTTCTCCTTGACCTCCCCGTAAAGGAGAGCATGAGGAGGATAAACCGGAGAAGTTTGAAGAGTGAGTTTGATAAAATTGCTGAACTGCAACGGAAGGTCAGGGAGAATTATCTTAAGCTGGTCGAAATGTTCCCGGAAATGCGTATAGTCAACGCCCAGAACAGCATTGAAGACATACACAACGACATAGTGGGCCTTATAGAGGAAGAGATCCTTAAAAAGACTTGA
- the minD gene encoding septum site-determining protein MinD, which produces MEGRSIVFASGKGGTGKTTMVANLGVALAQFGKEVILIDADITMANLSLVLGMEDIPITLHDVLAKEADLKDAIYEGPAGVKVIPGGLSLEKVKKAKPERLKEVIREISQMADFILIDAPAGLEMTSVTALLIGKELIIVTNPEISAITDSLKTKLIAEKLGTLPLGAVLNRVTNEKTELTQEEIEAILEVPVLAVIPEDPEVKRASAYGVPLVIKNPTSPAAIAIKQLAAKLAGIKWQPPEPESPIKRVFKAIFGGKR; this is translated from the coding sequence TTGGAGGGCAGGTCCATAGTTTTTGCCTCTGGAAAGGGTGGTACCGGTAAAACCACGATGGTTGCAAATTTAGGTGTGGCACTGGCTCAATTCGGAAAGGAAGTGATTCTCATTGACGCAGACATAACTATGGCAAACCTGAGCCTCGTCCTCGGAATGGAGGACATACCCATAACGCTCCACGACGTTTTAGCGAAGGAAGCAGACCTCAAGGATGCAATCTACGAAGGGCCCGCCGGAGTAAAAGTTATCCCCGGTGGGCTCAGCCTGGAGAAGGTCAAGAAGGCCAAGCCAGAAAGACTAAAGGAGGTCATAAGGGAGATCAGCCAGATGGCCGATTTCATCCTCATCGATGCCCCGGCAGGTCTTGAGATGACATCCGTTACTGCCCTGCTCATCGGTAAGGAGCTCATAATAGTCACGAACCCCGAGATATCTGCCATAACGGACTCCCTCAAGACCAAGCTCATAGCTGAAAAGCTCGGAACGCTTCCCCTGGGTGCAGTGCTCAACAGGGTCACCAACGAGAAGACCGAGCTCACGCAGGAGGAAATAGAAGCCATCCTCGAAGTTCCAGTTTTAGCCGTCATCCCTGAGGATCCGGAGGTTAAGAGGGCCAGTGCCTACGGTGTTCCCCTCGTCATAAAGAATCCGACGAGCCCGGCCGCGATAGCGATCAAACAGCTTGCCGCAAAGCTGGCTGGAATCAAGTGGCAGCCACCCGAGCCAGAGAGCCCGATCAAGAGGGTCTTCAAGGCAATATTCGGCGGAAAGAGGTGA